AATAAGAACACCCGTTAACTCTTGGTGGCGGTACCGCCACCAAGAGTTAAATAAACTTTGAGATTAAATTAAAATGGTATACTTTTGGAATGGAATAATGGTATACTTTTGGGTTAATATAAACATAAAACAGAGTTTTGGTAGTATATCCTTGTTTACATTATTGTTAGTGTAGTATTATCTATGTTTATAAATATCCTGGGTGGAGTAAAACTGCTTAGGATGTTATTTATGATTATTCAGGGATTATTCGCTTTAGCTTTATTGATACCTTCAATTGCAGTTGGAGTACGCCGTATGCACGATATTGGCAAAGGTGGAGGATGGATTCTGGTAAATATGATTCCACTTATTGGATCTATATGGTTTATTCTATTGGCTATCAAAGATAGTGAGCCAGGTCCGAATAGATTTGATAAATAATATAAATTTACTTTTATGAAAAAGAAGAGTATAACTAGGTATTACATAATAGTGGCTATTCTTTCAGTGTTGGTAATGTCTTGAAGAGGTGGCACTTCATCTGAGAAATCTAAAAACCCACAAATCACCATTACAACAGAAGTAGAGGTTGGCACACTATTTTCGTTTTATTTTGAGCGGAGCGCCAATGATACCGCAGCCATTTGGGTTGATTTGAATAATGATAAAGTTCAGGATGAAGGGGAACTGATTTATCCCGATGAGCTAACAGAATTTAAAGGAATCTTAGATGCCAATACCTTCACCATTTATGGTGATGTAAGCTATATTAACTTGAATGTGAAGAAAATAACCAATTCGGATATTTCAAAATGCCCAAACCTAAAGGAGTTACAAGCAACTAGTAATAAACTTACATCCATAGACTTAACAAAGAATGTTCAGTTAACCGATTTGCAAATAGCAAATAATGAGTTGACAGAATTGGATTTGAGTAATAATGCAGAGCTAAAAGAACTTTGGATTGATAGTAATAAAATCAAAACGATTAAAGCAAAGAAATTCAATCAATTAAGAAGAATTATTTGTCAAGATAATGAAATCAGTGCAAAATCGATGATTGAACTTTTCAAAGCAGTACAACACGTTGAAAAACCCGGAGGTGCTGTAGCAGAAGTGAGTTATGACACCGAAGAAGATTTGAATGAGGTGCCGCAAGAAGCGGTGGATATTGCTAAAAGCAAAAACTGGCGACTTATAAAAACTACAAGAGAGGGTGAAATAGAGTATTAGCCATATGAAAGTCATTGTAAATAGAACAGAGGTTGAACTCTTCAGCGGCGCAAAAGTCGCTGATGCAGTTCGAGCATATTATGTTCGTCGAAAGCTCAAAATTCCAAATCCATTACCTCCTGTTGAGGATCGATACGGAAACAGTGTAGCCCACGATGGCAGGCTGTCAGAGGGGAACAGATTAAGAGTTCAATTAAAAAAATAGAAAAATGAAAAATAATTGATTAAACATAAACATTGGCGATTCGTATTTGAATCTTTTTCTGGGTCGATTATTGAGTTGATATTCCACAAAATTAATATAATCTGTAGGAATACAATCAAAATCAACTTTTTTCGGTATATATTGCCTGACGAGGCGATTAAAATTTTCGTTCGAACCTCTTTGCCAGCTTGCATATGGTTTAGCAAAGAAGAAATCGATATTTAAATGTTTGGCTACCAATTCATGAGCGGCAAACTCTTTCCCGTTGTCAGATGTGATTGTTTTAAGGAAAGGTTTCCATTCCATCAAACAATCAATGGTAGCCGTTGCAAGTTGCTGAGCATCTTTTCCATCTAATTTACGAAGTTTTCCGAATCCGGTAGCTCTGTCATTGATGGTTAAGATAGCGCCTTTGTGATTTTTACCTATAATCAGGTCAATTTCTAAATCACCAAAGCGTTCGCGCAGTTCAACTTCAGGCGGTCTTTGAGAGATGTCTGTGCGATTGGGGATTATACCCCGTTTATCGTAAATCACACTTCGCTTTTTATAGCGACGTCCTCTGTTTCTAAGATCAAGATACAGCGTTCCTTTTTTTCGCTTATCTTGCCAAATAAACTGATAGATTCGCTCGTGTGACACACATTTATCCCCGTTCTTTTTGGCAACACCTGCAATTTGTTCAGGACTGTGTTTTAGACGCAATCTATCTCTGACATATTCCTCTACTTCAGGTGTGAAGGTTCTGGTTTTAGCTTTATACTCCTGACGCTTCAGGTATTTACGATGAGCTAAATCATCTCTGTAAACGCCGGATCGGGCATCTGCATTGTGGCGGATCTCCCGGCTGACAACTGATTTATCTTTTTTAATAACAAGGGCTATTTCTTTTTGATTATAGCCGTTTTGCAACATCGATGCAATAGTATATCTTTGTTCCCTGGTTAAATGACTCATAAATGTGAACTTTAGGCGGAGAACAATTATAGTCATTTTTTCCATCGGAGCAAAGGGGGGGAGTCTTTCCTCCCTAGCTCTGAAAAAATAATCTATACTATCCTGCCGTCAAAGTTGCATTTACTAATTGAATTTACAAATGTAATATATGGATGGAATTTTAAATGAAAAAGTAATAATCTGTTCATGAATAGAATAAACGCGCAAGTAAACAATATCTTTGAGAAAAGGAGGAAAAACTATTTACCTGGTTTACTACTCCCTAAAATATTTCAATACAGAGAAAAAACAAGACCAAATACCTGTTTGTTTGCTATGAAAATTAGGATTAATAGATATAAAGCACCAACCTCACTTGCTATACTTGTTGTGTTGCTGATAATTGGTTTTTTCTGCGATTGCTCAGATGCTCAAAAACAGTTGCAGCAAGCGGAAGCAAATCGAAAAGAGATTTCCGCCGTTTTATACAGAAACAGATACAGTGAAGATTCTCTGAAACTTTTGCTGAAACAATATATTGATGAGGAGAACGATTTTGCTGTAATGCTGGTTTATAAGCAGTTAGGTGTATTTATGCGTGAAAACTCGCGTTTCACCGAAGCAATAAATAATCATCAGGAAGAGTTGGCACTTGCTATGAAGCTCAATGATACCATCGAAATAGTGCAGGCATACAATAATCTGGGAACAGACTTCCGACGGATCGGCTCGCATGGCGAAGCATCAGATTATCATTATCAAGCATTGGATTATGCTGAAGCATATTCACAGGCACATGTGCCGGGAGTTGGAATGAAAAACAGAGTTGTTTCTCTAAATGGAATCGGAAACGTGGGCCTGACACTTGGATATTATGACCATGCTGAAAAATATTTCAGAATGGCGTTGGAAGATGAGCTGAAGCTGAAAAGCAATATAGGTCAGGCCATTAACTATGCCAATATTGGAGCAATTTTTGAAGAGCGGGGACAGTTAGACTCAGCACATGCCTATTATAATAAATCATTGGAGCATAATCGAATAGCCAAATCGGACATGGGAATTGGACTATGCCTTATTCATTTAGGCAAGCTTTATGAAAGAGAGCAAAAATATGAAAAAGCGAAAGATGAGTATATTCAGGCATACGACCTCATGCATCAAATATCCGACAGATGGCACTGGTTGGAAGCATGTATCTCAATTGCCAGAATTAATTTGTTAGACAATAATATTTCTGAATTCGAACACTATATCAGTCTTGCAGAGCAAACAGCAAATGAAATAAAATCGCCAGAACATTTGGCCGAAATATATTTGCTTAAGCACGACTTTGATGTGAGCACACAAGATTTCAAAAAAGCTCTTGAGCACTATCAATTGCAATCACTCATGCGAGACAGCGTGCAGGGATTGCAAAAAACTAATAGGTTTATAGACGTGCGCCTAAGTTACGAGCAAAACAAAAACATTAGGAACATTCAGAGAATTGAGGCGGAGAATAAATCCAAACAACGGTCGACGCATTTGACATTATATTTCACCTTGGCTCTGTCGCTTGTAGGAATTATCATCACAGCACTACTATATTATGCATACAAACAGCGCGTTAGGAGCAACAAAACGTTAAAACAATTGGAGCTAACCAGAAGCGATTTTTTCACAAATATCACACACGAATTTAGAACTCCACTAACCGTTATAAAGGGTTTTAATGACCTATTAATGAGCAGCAAACACTTATCCGAAAAAGAAAAGCATGTTTATAGATCAGCCATAGACAGACAAAGTAATAATTTGCTTAATCTCGTAAACCAACTTCTTGATATTGCCAAACTTAAATCGGGAAAAGAGGCTCCCAACTGGAAACGTGGCGACATAATTTCGTATCTTAGAATGTCGGCCGAAACATTTAAGCTTTTTGCAAAAGAGAAAGATGTAAACCTTATTTTTTATTCTGTGATAGAGTCACAAGAAATGGATTTCATTCCTTTCTATATCGATAAAATTATTGGCAATCTTTTATCAAATGCTATAAAACATACAAAAGAGGGAGATAAAATAGACTTTGTGGTTTCAAAAGGACAACGCCCCGACACCATTAAGATCA
This portion of the Petrimonas sulfuriphila genome encodes:
- a CDS encoding DUF805 domain-containing protein; protein product: MFINILGGVKLLRMLFMIIQGLFALALLIPSIAVGVRRMHDIGKGGGWILVNMIPLIGSIWFILLAIKDSEPGPNRFDK
- a CDS encoding IS30 family transposase, translating into MSHLTREQRYTIASMLQNGYNQKEIALVIKKDKSVVSREIRHNADARSGVYRDDLAHRKYLKRQEYKAKTRTFTPEVEEYVRDRLRLKHSPEQIAGVAKKNGDKCVSHERIYQFIWQDKRKKGTLYLDLRNRGRRYKKRSVIYDKRGIIPNRTDISQRPPEVELRERFGDLEIDLIIGKNHKGAILTINDRATGFGKLRKLDGKDAQQLATATIDCLMEWKPFLKTITSDNGKEFAAHELVAKHLNIDFFFAKPYASWQRGSNENFNRLVRQYIPKKVDFDCIPTDYINFVEYQLNNRPRKRFKYESPMFMFNQLFFIFLFF
- a CDS encoding response regulator, with product MNRINAQVNNIFEKRRKNYLPGLLLPKIFQYREKTRPNTCLFAMKIRINRYKAPTSLAILVVLLIIGFFCDCSDAQKQLQQAEANRKEISAVLYRNRYSEDSLKLLLKQYIDEENDFAVMLVYKQLGVFMRENSRFTEAINNHQEELALAMKLNDTIEIVQAYNNLGTDFRRIGSHGEASDYHYQALDYAEAYSQAHVPGVGMKNRVVSLNGIGNVGLTLGYYDHAEKYFRMALEDELKLKSNIGQAINYANIGAIFEERGQLDSAHAYYNKSLEHNRIAKSDMGIGLCLIHLGKLYEREQKYEKAKDEYIQAYDLMHQISDRWHWLEACISIARINLLDNNISEFEHYISLAEQTANEIKSPEHLAEIYLLKHDFDVSTQDFKKALEHYQLQSLMRDSVQGLQKTNRFIDVRLSYEQNKNIRNIQRIEAENKSKQRSTHLTLYFTLALSLVGIIITALLYYAYKQRVRSNKTLKQLELTRSDFFTNITHEFRTPLTVIKGFNDLLMSSKHLSEKEKHVYRSAIDRQSNNLLNLVNQLLDIAKLKSGKEAPNWKRGDIISYLRMSAETFKLFAKEKDVNLIFYSVIESQEMDFIPFYIDKIIGNLLSNAIKHTKEGDKIDFVVSKGQRPDTIKIKISDTGDGIPKSDLKRIFEMFYQSTNSQNESGNGIGLAFTKMMVEKMKGEIEVDSELGIGSSFIVTLPLKNNNLTNIEPLLEQKSSFSLSKIQQRVGTKETNLYTDINEEGNTNEQHIILIVEDNRDVNTYIKTILSEKYRVLVARNGEEGLKLAKMHIPDLVVTDVMMPVMDGTQLCCEMKQNIMLNHIPIVMLTAKSSDEDRIKGLRCGAEAYIKKPFDTEELFITIHNILESRKTLIEKFMESANNITTDTVNRAESEANLKYLHVITGIILTEMQNPDLNTAYLAERMSVSTSQLNRKMNGITGKSTLSYILHVKLNKAKKMLQETSLPMSEVAHECGFYDANYFSRIFKKEFGISPSQFQKIHV